Sequence from the Ancalomicrobiaceae bacterium S20 genome:
GATCCGGTTCCGGGGCGAGGAGATCTCGAAGCTCAAGAGCCACGAGATCGTCGCCCTCGGCCTGCTCCAGTCGCCGGAGGGGCGCCAGATCTTCTCGTCGATGAGCGTCCGGGAGAATCTGGTGCTCGGCGGCGGGCGGCACGGCACGTCGGAGCTCGACCGCGTGCTGGCGCTCTTCCCCAAGCTCGGCGAGCGCATGGCGCAGACGGCGGGCTCGCTCTCGGGCGGCGAGCAGCAGATGCTGTGCATCGCCCGGTCACTGATGGCGAAGCCCTCGCTCCTGCTCCTCGACGAACCGTCGCTCGGCCTCGCGCCGAAGTTCGTCAAGGGCATCTTCGACCTCGTGTCGCAGATCCGCGCCGAGGGCCTGTCGATCCTGATCGTCGAACAGAATGCGAAGGCAGCACTCCGCATCGCCGATCGTGCGGCGGTGATGGAATCGGGCAGGATCGCGCTCGAAGGGGCCGCCGCCGACCTCGCCGGCGATCCGCGCATCGTCGAGGCCTATCTCGGCGGCCATGTTCACGAACAGCCGGCGGCGACCGGCACGGGAGAGCGCGCATGAACCTGCCGATCATCGAACGTCGTCGCATCGAGGCCGAGATCCTCGGCCACGTCTATGCGGTGCTGAAGGCCCGGTCCGGCGAGGACGAGGCGAAGGCGGTGATCGGCGAAGCGGTGTCGCGCTCGGCGATCGAGCAGGGCGCCCGCTTCCGCGAGGCGCTCGGCCGCGATCCCGATCTCTCCGACTTCGACGCCATCCTGCCGAACTGGACGACGGGCGGCTCGCTCGAGCTCGAAGTGCGCCATGCCGCGCCCGATCGGCTCGACTTCGACGTCACCCGTTGCCGCTATGCCGAGATGTACCGCGAGATGGGGCTGGGCGAGATCGGCCACCTCCTCTCGTGCAATCGCGATGGCGACTTCTGCGTCGGCTACAATCCGAAGATGGAGCTGACGCGCACCGAGACCATCATGGGCGGGGCGAAGCGCTGCGACTTCCGCTATCGCCTCGAAACCACCCAGCCCGAGGAGAATCGTCCGTGAACGCTCCCACCCGCTTTTCCTCCGAAGAGATCGACGAAGCGGTCGCCTGGCGGCGCGAACTGCATCAGATGCCGGAACTGGCCTTCGAGGAGCATCGAACCTCGGCCTTCGTCGCCGAGCGGCTCGCCGCCTTCGGCCTGAAGGTCGAGACCGGCCTCGGCGGCACCGGCGTCGTGGCGACGCTCACGCGCGGCACGTCGTCCCGCGCCATCGGCCTGCGCGCCGACATGGACGCGCTCGCCATCCACGAGGCGACGGGGCTCCCCTACGCTTCCAAGAACCCCGGCCGGATGCATGCCTGCGGCCACGACGGCCACACCGCCATGCTGCTCGCCGCCGCGCGGTCGCTCACGAAGAGCACGACGCTCGACGGCACCGTGCATTTCATCTTCCAGCCGGCCGAGGAGAACGAGGGCGGCGCCGAGCGGATGATCGCCGAGGGGCTCTTCCACCGCTTCCCCGTCGAGGCGGTCTTCGGCATGCACAACTGGCCGGCGCTGCCGATCGGGCGGGCGGGCCTCACCACCGGCCCGATGATGGCGGCCTTCGGGATCTTCGAGATCGAGGTGAAGGGTCGCGGCGCCCACGGCGCCATGCCGCATCAGGGCGTTGATCCGGTCGCGGCGGTGTTCCAGATCGGCTCGGCGCTGCAGACCATCGCCTCGCGCAACGTCTCGCCGATGTCGTCGGCGGTCGTTTCGGTCACGACGGTGCACGGTGGCGACGCCTGGAACGTCATTCCAGACGCCTGCAAGATGAGCGGCACCGTGCGCTGGTTCGCGCCCGAGATCGGCGACCTGATCGAGACGCGGCTGAAGGCGATCGTCCACGGTATCGCCGGGGCCATGGGCTGCGAGGCGACGATCGACTATCAACGCCGCTACCCGGCGACCATCAACGACGCCACGGAGGCCCGCTTCGTCCAGGGCGTCATCAGCGACATGGCGCCGACGCTGATGCTCGAGAGAGACATCGAGCCGAGCATGGGCGCGGAAGACTTCGCCTTCATGTTGCTCGAGAAGCCCGGCGCCTATGTCTGGGTCGGGCAGGGCCGAGGGCCGGGCGAGGCCGGTCTCCACTCGCCGCGCTACGACTTCAACGATGCGGCGCTGCCGATCGGCGCGGAACTGTGGACGCGCATTGCCGAAGCCAAGCTGAGGGCGTCCTGATCCCCGCTACGAGGCCTTCGCACCGCGAGGACGACCGTCATCGCCGTGCGAGGGCCGAGGCGTACCCCTCTCCCAACCGTCGCCTACGACCTGGCTCGACGCCCCCGGCGCGGGAATCTCGGTTCCCCGCGTCGGCTTTCGCGCCCAGCCTTAGACGACGGAACGGCCATGCCGGGAGAACACGGGCCTGAAAATCAAAAAGCCGCGCTTTTGGGTGTCAATCGGCGAGCAATCTTGACCCCGGATCGGCGTCGAACTTTGACCCCCTGGTTTCGCGCAGTTGGGCGCTTCCGATCGAATGTCGAAGCTTCGCTGTGAGCATGTCGTCGGTGTCGTGACGGAGGGAGGGCGTAGCCCGACCGGAGGCACTATACCGACGACGGCGCCGATCTCAGGCCCGGTGTTTGAAGCGCCAGCTGTCGTTGCCGGTCTCGACGATGTCGCAGTGATGGGTGAGGCGGTCGAGCAGCGCCGTAGTCATCTTGGCGTCGCCGAACACCGACGGCCATTCGCCGAAGGCGAGGTTGGTCGTGACCACGATCGAGGTGCGCTCGTAGAGCCGGCTGATCAGGTGGAACAGCAACTGACCGCCGGATTGGGCGAAGG
This genomic interval carries:
- a CDS encoding ABC transporter ATP-binding protein encodes the protein MSLLEIRGLTVAMGIQEILHGVDLDVPDKGIVAVLGSNGVGKTTLMRAISGIYRPKSGSIRFRGEEISKLKSHEIVALGLLQSPEGRQIFSSMSVRENLVLGGGRHGTSELDRVLALFPKLGERMAQTAGSLSGGEQQMLCIARSLMAKPSLLLLDEPSLGLAPKFVKGIFDLVSQIRAEGLSILIVEQNAKAALRIADRAAVMESGRIALEGAAADLAGDPRIVEAYLGGHVHEQPAATGTGERA
- a CDS encoding L-2-amino-thiazoline-4-carboxylic acid hydrolase; translated protein: MNLPIIERRRIEAEILGHVYAVLKARSGEDEAKAVIGEAVSRSAIEQGARFREALGRDPDLSDFDAILPNWTTGGSLELEVRHAAPDRLDFDVTRCRYAEMYREMGLGEIGHLLSCNRDGDFCVGYNPKMELTRTETIMGGAKRCDFRYRLETTQPEENRP
- a CDS encoding M20 aminoacylase family protein produces the protein MNAPTRFSSEEIDEAVAWRRELHQMPELAFEEHRTSAFVAERLAAFGLKVETGLGGTGVVATLTRGTSSRAIGLRADMDALAIHEATGLPYASKNPGRMHACGHDGHTAMLLAAARSLTKSTTLDGTVHFIFQPAEENEGGAERMIAEGLFHRFPVEAVFGMHNWPALPIGRAGLTTGPMMAAFGIFEIEVKGRGAHGAMPHQGVDPVAAVFQIGSALQTIASRNVSPMSSAVVSVTTVHGGDAWNVIPDACKMSGTVRWFAPEIGDLIETRLKAIVHGIAGAMGCEATIDYQRRYPATINDATEARFVQGVISDMAPTLMLERDIEPSMGAEDFAFMLLEKPGAYVWVGQGRGPGEAGLHSPRYDFNDAALPIGAELWTRIAEAKLRAS